The genome window TAAAGGTAAGTTCCTAACCACACATCGTTTGAAGATGAAAAACTGAAGCTCAATTTCAGAAATGGAAGTCAGAACGTTACAGTTTAGGGAGAAAACTTGACATTTTCCAATATCCAATCCTACCAGCTCTATTCCAATAATATTTTCTGTCCCTCTAATTCATTAGCTTTAATTGGACAAACAATAGTTTTGAACCCAAATTCTGAAGTCTCCCTATGAATGATTCACAAGTTTTctcaaattataattagaaaacTATTGTATTTGTTTCTATGAATGTTGAAATAGAACATTTTTTAGGTAGAGAGATTAACAAGATGTAAAAGGGTTAAATTCACTCACCTCCCCTTAGGTTTTGGCTAAATACACTTGACTCccattggtttgaaatttcatcaaataccttgCTTATTTTGAGTGAGACGTGGggtaagtgaaaataataaatgaaatgaataggGAGAAGATCAGAggtaagtgaaaataataaatgaaaagaatagGGAGGAGATGAGAGGTgagttaaaataataaatgaaaaggaTAGGggaggtatttgataaaatttcaaagcaATGGGGGTTAGGCGTATTTAACTGAAACCTCAAGAAAGGTGGATGAAATTAAGCCGATGTAAAAAGAATAGACCAAGTAATTGAGGAGATCCATGTCCATTAAATCAAGGGGAGAGACAGCATGGCAGCaataaaaaggaagagagaaaatagaggGAATTGATAGGATATCTCTTCAATAAATTAGTTCAGAATCAACAGTAATTACTACAACAATCACACAGAAATTAACCAATTTTTGGTACTTCTGATGTTCAAACCTAAAGTAAAATTTACGTGTTTTGccaccaaaaataaataaataaaataaaataaaataaaaatcagtaacgtagtaaaaggaaaaaaaagaaaaggttgcCTCCTAACAGCCATGTCCCTGTTCAGCCAGCACAGACATACTAAAGTTGTCTGTGATGGAGTCTATTTAAagggaacaaaaaaaaagataagcCCTTCATAAGATATGGAGATGAAAGAAACAGaagcaaaataaatataatgcaTGAAGCTCACAACCAATCATAGTTTCTATCACATATATGattaaagaagataaataaaattttaactgtACAGTACATACCTGgttaatgttattattatttaagcaGAGTGATTTTAGATGAATGAGATTGCAAAATGATGCGGGGATATCTTCAATAGAATTATCTGCAAAGGCAATCCAGAATCATGAAACTGTAGACAACAAATGAAAGGGTAAAATTATGCAAGCACAGCACCTCAGCAGAGACAAATAAGCCAGTTCACTAAAAATTCTTGGAACACAACCAAGGAATAAAAGAAGATGACGTATTCAGTGTAGAATGCAAAACCATACCAATAACTCTTCCAGCTTCCATCCACTATGATGACACTCTAGTTTATAACCAACTACACAAATCCTTaaacatataattaaaagttaCTAGAAGTTGTATGATCACTAAAAGaagaattaatatattaatctTCTGCCCTTGTAATAAATCACTGAATTTGAAGAATGTATTCGGGCTTGTTATAGACACAAACACAAAAACAATTAAGTTCTCAAAATAGAGAAGCAATCAAATTTGGATCCAAATGTTCAAGAAGTTTGAAATCCCAAACCAGAAAGAGTGGGGTCCAGTTACCAAACTAAAAAGTTACTAagcaaagaaagaaatcaaataaaattatctttttttctGTATATACATAAATAATCGCATGTGCTGCCTGCATTTATTAAGCAACTCAATATAAGATATCCTGGGAAAATATGACATGCACCATAGGGATTGAAGAAAAAGTAGTAAAGCTTGTGAAAcggcaaaaaaaaaaggtaagcaatgaaattttaaagataaattagGTTACAATGTCAAGTAAACAAGGAGATTCACTTGTCAAatgatttatgaataaaaaaactaacatgTAAATGGATATTATCAATTTGATCATAGAGcgatttccaaaaattttacaTGCTTGAACCTCAGACATCTTCTTAATGTTCTAGACCAAGCAATAGATGCtgcaaaagtagaaaaataggAATTGATTAACAGCAagatttagaataaaaaagCGAAGGTTTGAACATACCATTCGCTTGTAATTCTTCTAGAGAGAAGCAACTACCAACTGATTCTGGAAGACActttaatttgttatttgacACATTTAACAGCAACAACTGCATTGTCAAACAACCCACATTAAGTCCtgaatttgatgaaatatactgaaagtttgaaaaaaatcgTAGTACTTATGAAAGAATTTTAAGTCGGTTTCTTCATGCACATGTTTCTGTTCAACAGGTGTTGCTACTGCACATTTGCATTTGTTAGatcaattaaataatcaaaGCCACTACCTCACCCACCTAagctattaaaaaaacaataactcTCCTTTTGAGAAGAAATCCCCAGTGCAAAAGCATCGCAATGATCAACTCAAGAATCATTGAGTCGCAGGAAAAACAAGTCCATGGGAGTGAAAGTTAGGcagttgaaatattcttttctgaaaaaaatataaatataaacccAACAGGCATGAACATTTAAGGCAAAGGTGTAAACATTCAGGATCACCCATAACCACTCCTCTTGAACTGCCACCCAAACAGGAAACAAATAAAGAAGGTAAAAGATATACACTCGTTAAGTTTtgcaaatttaataaaataaatattcaatccctataaaaattttaaaaaatatatatgtcaGGTCAGAGTCAATTTAATAATCACACTGTTACTGATAACTAGACCCCAACATAAACACAGATAATGTGTTAGACAACTAAAATCATGCAGGCTGCAGGAAAGTCAAATTCCTAGTTCATGAATCATGAGATGCCATTACTCACATTGCGCAAGCTCCCTATAGTCTCAGGTAAGCATGTTAACAAATTCCCTGAGATGGATAGACGCTCTAGCCTTACCAGCATGCCCACTGTAAACAGGAAATGTATATTTGATTAGGAAGAGATAATGCTTTTTTAAAGTTTTCAGAGGAAGATAAAGACTAAAATAAACTAAGGCAAATATTATATCTCgtaataattaaagaaaattacattcATCAGGCAGAGTAGTAACTTGATTCCCATCAAGTGTCATAACTTTCAGAGATTGAAGTTTCCCCAGATTCATTGGGAGTCGCTCAATTAGATTATCCGCTAGAATCTGAAAAGAAAGAGTCATTGTCACAGGCATTCAAGTCTATGTTATCTTGGTGGAGTCATATGAAACTACAACTCAATCAAAATATCCATGATGATTACCAATATCCAAATGAGAAAGTCAATATATGTCTgaggaataaatttttttttttaaaaaaaaaatcctttcttGATGGTCACAGCCACATAACCAATGCAAAGCCGGGCGTAAGGTGCCATAAAACAATAAGTCAAACTAATAAGCAAAAGTTCTATGTCGAAAGAAGGATGTACCAATGAGATGTAGTGAGGTATGGTTACTGTTCTTGACAGTTAAATAAGCCACTTAAGTAAAAAGTCTAGAAGAAgttttataaaagtaataacctAATGAGATCTTCTAGGATATAATGACAGATTCAAGATACAAGATTTATTCAGCATTCAAATGATTCAGTCAAGGAAGCCAGTCATAAAAATACCAGAATAATTCCAAAACCAGAGTATGAATTTGACAGCGTGaaaataatgaatgaaaaaaagatCAACTGGAAACTTGCCAATAAAGGCAATAATTCAGTTGTTCCGATATTTGAGGATCTTAGTTAAAAATGGGAATTACTAAGTTAAACAGAATTGCACTAgttttttgatgaaaattttaagaaacataTAGAAATCCTCAGAACAACTCAACAATTTACAACAACAATAGGTGAACCAGGGTCATCACTGAATAGCATTTCCTAGCCCCAATCTATCATGTTTTAGAAATGAACTTCTTTGGTGTCGTGACTCATTGTCCTGTGTAGATATTACCTACTTTGTCTATGTAGTTTAGTAACAGATCATGGCAGCATTTAGGTTTTCTATTTAAATTAAACCTCTAATTACTTTGATATCTCCTTAAATCTATAGAATCTAATGTGTTAACTCAAAACATGTCATCATTTGGTATTTAATACcaaaatatggaatttgagAGAGTAAGGACCCATcagtacaaaaatgaaaatgatgttctaaaattctatttcataaaatgaaaatggcAAACATATTCAGAAACTTTTCATTTTCAGTTGTTAAAGTGCTAGAACTTTTTAAAACTCACAAAACAACAATTTGAATTACTTGAAAATAGCCAATTTTCAGgaaattttcttgaaatcaGCTTGCAAAAACACCCTACTAAACATGTTTCTGCATCAACTTTTTTCacagtaaaaaaacaaaagaacagtTTTTTCTATCACCAAACCGGTCCTATAATATTTACATACAGAAAAAATAGAcatcatttttatctttatggCATATGTTCTAATATAGAACTACCACATATGCAAACAATCCAATACCAGCAATTCTTACCAGGCGCTGCATGTTAATCAATTTGCTGATCTCCATAGGAATGTCAACTGCAGAAACCAAAATTAAAGATTCAAAAACAAATATCGGCTTTACAATATGACAGGTTTGGCAGCAGTTGTTGAAAGCAACATCAGTCACCAATAAAGACAGGAAAAGTTTAACACCACTTAGATCCACTTTTAGAGACAGTTTTGCCCACCTCTAaaggtttctttttttcttgtatgtAATCATGGGCCCTCTGattcaaaacaataaaaataactaaacaaCTCACAAATGTAAGACAGTTGTGCTTTGGCACCACTGATACTATATATGTTTTTATAGTTACATCAATTTTCAGGAAAAGTATTTGAATATGCCTGTTACATCAATTttatagtttctttttttttttctaatatatttcttgtttccaataaaaataaaaaaaataaaaaataaaaacagaggagttttccctttttttggaTGATGTTGATTTTCCACGCATAGGCTTCCCCAAACAAATTCTAATGAAGGATTCATCTCAATTGGAATTAGTGCAAATCTAAAGCAGAAAGAAAGTAACAGTCTTCATATATCAGTTGGAAATTTAAACCAAGAGAAGAAGAAATCAAGAGGCCGGAGACGCTATGCTTTATTTGTGAATCACCAGctaaaaaatttgacaaaaacTGTTTCCTTTTAGAATGAGTATTCGAACCAGAGAAATCCATAGTGGTGATGAAGATGtcctttcctttttctgttTATTATCTGTCTTAACTGGaagttgaacaaaaaaaaaaaatctgttttttgaattatatttttcctttagttttttctatGACAGTTTTCTTCTAAACTGGTTGCTTGCTGATGTGTACCACAAAACATGATTCTTCTCCATATACTTGTCATGGTATTCTAACCTATAAATAATCATTTATACCTTTGTTTGCTCCATATGTAAAATGTCCTACCCAAGGAAAAATTCAGGGTCCAGTCCTTCCTATAAAGAGCAATTTCACTTGAGCAGGTTTGGCAATATCCTGATATCAGCTGTTTGTGAACTGTGAACTGCTAATATAAGTAACATCCAGTACTAGACTACATCAGAAcaagtaaaaaggaaaacagCAATCTTTAATTTATTACTCATATAAGTTACAATTATAGCTCCAACTTTGCAAAAAATTATAATCTTCCTCACAAAAACAGACCATTTCAAGAGACACTTCCATGATCACCTTATTACACTATTCTTGCCAAATACATTGCCACTGagattaataagaataaattaatattttacaatAGAAACACTCAGATGCTTCAGAAACAAAAATACATTACCTAGCCTGTTGTGTGTTAAATCAAGAGTGCGGACAGATGTATCCAGATCAAGAACTTCATCTGGAAATGCCTGTTCAACAAAAAAGCAGGTCCTCAGTATATTAAAGCTTATGCGTTTGTGTGTGTATTTGCTGTTCCCATGAAAAGCTTCCATCAGACAGCCCAGGAGTAGCTGTCATGCAAATTCACTCTATTAATACATTTGAATCTTTGTAATTCTCAGACCATCTTATAGCATCCAATTTCGAGAATCAGAGTCTTTATCATATTGAAAATTTCCAATTCATTATGCTAAGCAGCTTGTAGTATTCCTCATTTATTTGCTACAGAAAGTGTGTCTACTCGGTATACGGTGGTGCAGTATAATAGGATATGTAACAATACTATCCACCATGAGTTCAGAACCATTTCTAACATATCTTATCCAAATTGGCAACATAAAAAGTGTACGGAAGAGGGATAAATGGAACTATTGTAACAAAGTAAATCTCAGGAAGTACCTGTTTGAAAGTCTAGCGGAAAACTTCCAACAATGTGCTGCCCTATACATGTCCTAGAACCtaaattaaatacatgttgAGACCCACAGTCTCATGAAAAGTAGAAGATGGGGGAGGCAAGGTAAAGCAGATTACATTTTTGCCCTATTTTAATAAGTTGTAAGAGGAGTGGTATCTTTCAGTGGCATGAGTTGGCAGATGATGATCTTGGTTTAAATGGAAAGTATATGATAATCTGATCAAAAAGTATATGACACTTCACAGAAAAATCAAACAGCTCATTTGACTATGCATGTGGGAAGCCACAGAAGCAACCCAAAGCTGCTGTCAACAGAGGCCCCATTGACTGGTAGACCACGTCATCACACTATGTTAAACATTTTCCATTTCAGCTCCCTTAATTTTTCAAGAAATGTCAACAAGTCAAgcaacaaaatctaaaataacCAAAAGCCAACCCTTAACCCTCCAACAAAGACATTATCTACACTTCATGTAACAACACACTCCCAATTGTGTAAATATTATTCGTTTTGGGCTCAAGGGGCCCTTGtggctttaaaacgcatctTTAAGGTTAAAAGGAGTCCATACATATATAATCTcaataactttttcccctataCGATGTGGGATATTACAAATTGGTGTAGTTCCTCCATGCCTAGGACATCAAAGTATCAAACCATGAACAAAGAAAGGCATGAGAGAAAATAACGCATTTTTGCTATGCTACTAATACTTATACTTCTCTGCTATTCTGTCCAAGTCTGGCTAAGAAAGAGTTATAGggcataaaacaaaaaaatatgttgaTTCAGGTTGGGTATACAAATTTGTAATA of Vitis vinifera cultivar Pinot Noir 40024 chromosome 17, ASM3070453v1 contains these proteins:
- the LOC100267304 gene encoding plant intracellular Ras-group-related LRR protein 7 → MGCCLSKNGDSKASRIGRWKSTGIVALRDSKLKAFPDEVLDLDTSVRTLDLTHNRLVDIPMEISKLINMQRLILADNLIERLPMNLGKLQSLKVMTLDGNQVTTLPDELGMLVRLERLSISGNLLTCLPETIGSLRNLLLLNVSNNKLKCLPESVGSCFSLEELQANDNSIEDIPASFCNLIHLKSLCLNNNNINQIPPNLLKDCKALQNISLHDNPISMDQFQQMEGFQAFETRRKKKFDKQIDSNVMISSKGLDEGVDQ